A part of Anser cygnoides isolate HZ-2024a breed goose chromosome 17, Taihu_goose_T2T_genome, whole genome shotgun sequence genomic DNA contains:
- the CLDN5 gene encoding claudin-5: MTSAALEILGLGLGILGWVGVILACGLPMWQVSAFIDVNIVVAQTIWEGLWMNCVVQSTGQMQCKVYDSILALKPEVQAGRALTVIVALLGLVALMVTVVGAQCTNCIRPGKMKSRIVIAGGAIYILCGVLVLVPLCWFANIVISDFYDPTVPPSQKREMGAALYIGWAATALLLFGGCLICCCSCSQRDETSFPVKYSAPRRPTSNGEYDKKNYV, encoded by the coding sequence atgACTTCGGCGGCGCTGGagattttggggctggggctgggcatcCTGGGCTGGGTGGGGGTGATCCTGGCCTGCGGGCTGCCCATGTGGCAGGTGTCAGCCTTCATCGACGTGAACATCGTGGTGGCGCAGACCATCTGGGAAGGGCTGTGGATGAACTGCGTGGTGCAGAGCACGGGGCAGATGCAGTGCAAGGTGTACGACTCCATCCTGGCGCTGAAGCCCGAGGTGCAGGCGGGCCGGGCGCTCACGGTCATCGtggcgctgctggggctggtggcgcTCATGGTGACCGTGGTGGGCGCCCAGTGCACCAACTGCATCCGGCCCGGCAAGATGAAATCCCGCATCGTGATCGCTGGCGGGGCCATCTACATCCTCTGCGGGGTCCTGGTCCTCGTCCCGCTCTGCTGGTTCGCCAACATCGTCATCAGCGACTTCTACGACCCCACCGTGCCGCCGTCCCAGAAGCGGGAGATGGGGGCTGCGCTCTACATCGGCTGGgcagccacagccctgctgctcttcGGGGGCTGcctcatctgctgctgctcctgctcgcAGCGCGACGAGACCTCCTTCCCCGTCAAGTACTCGGCACCGCGGCGGCCCACCTCCAACGGCGAGTACGACAAGAAGAACTACGTCTGA